Proteins encoded together in one Cyanobium sp. WAJ14-Wanaka window:
- the ppk2 gene encoding polyphosphate kinase 2 has protein sequence MDSNLYGKELVRLQVELVKMQYWIKHTGYRLVILFEGRDAAGKGGTIKRITETLNPRGCRVVALGTPSDQQKSQWYFQRYVEHLPSAGEMVLFDRSWYNRAGVERVMNFCSPAQVEEFLQSCPEFERMLVRSGISLIKYWFSVSDGEQEVRFLSRLKDPARRWKLSPMDLESRDRWVEFSQAKDEMFARTNIPEAPWFTVEADDKRRARLNCIRHILSKVPYEDMTPEQIELPPRKAVGDYRRPPLNGQFFVPDSYG, from the coding sequence ATGGATAGCAACCTATATGGGAAAGAGCTCGTTAGGTTGCAGGTTGAACTTGTCAAGATGCAGTATTGGATAAAGCATACTGGCTATCGCCTGGTAATTCTTTTTGAAGGCCGTGATGCGGCTGGTAAAGGTGGCACTATTAAGCGTATTACTGAGACGCTAAATCCAAGGGGCTGCAGGGTTGTTGCCCTGGGAACCCCATCTGATCAGCAGAAATCCCAGTGGTATTTCCAGCGCTATGTGGAGCATTTACCATCGGCTGGTGAGATGGTGCTCTTTGATAGATCTTGGTACAACAGGGCAGGTGTGGAGAGGGTGATGAACTTCTGCAGCCCTGCCCAGGTGGAGGAGTTCCTGCAGTCGTGCCCGGAATTTGAAAGGATGCTTGTGCGAAGTGGCATCAGCCTGATCAAGTATTGGTTCTCCGTCAGTGATGGGGAGCAGGAAGTGCGTTTCCTCTCACGACTAAAGGATCCGGCCAGGCGATGGAAATTGAGCCCCATGGATCTTGAGTCGCGGGACCGCTGGGTCGAGTTTTCCCAAGCCAAGGATGAGATGTTTGCCCGCACTAATATTCCAGAGGCACCTTGGTTTACCGTTGAAGCCGATGACAAACGTCGGGCGCGCCTTAATTGCATTCGCCATATCTTGAGCAAGGTTCCCTATGAAGACATGACACCGGAGCAGATTGAATTGCCGCCCCGAAAGGCGGTTGGAGATTATCGACGTCCCCCCCTGAATGGGCAGTTTTTTGTGCCCGATTCCTACGGGTAA
- a CDS encoding DUF3136 domain-containing protein: MTIATTASTLTIGELEASYPLYCKALRILIREGKTINKVRRTVCWQRLEVLHNCLPNQYREPDYLFVLLSREVKEVIAKSLQKSLA, encoded by the coding sequence ATGACCATTGCCACTACGGCTTCCACCCTCACCATTGGTGAGCTTGAGGCCAGCTATCCGCTCTATTGCAAAGCCCTACGCATCTTGATTCGCGAGGGTAAAACGATCAACAAGGTGCGCCGCACCGTGTGCTGGCAGCGCCTTGAAGTTCTGCACAATTGCCTGCCAAATCAATATCGCGAACCCGACTATCTCTTCGTATTGCTTTCCAGGGAGGTTAAGGAAGTCATTGCCAAATCCCTGCAGAAATCCTTGGCCTAG
- a CDS encoding PhoX family phosphatase encodes MTRSVLKRRQLLELLGIGAGSTAAVLLLPQLEAGGSGTTGKAALPFRPVRAPLPLPGDGLGAADQRRLYRSFKVEDKLLVPEGYRAELIAVWGDPLAQGRFGFNNDYLAFQPLADARALLSINFEYISPQTWAAGFAEAVGSPLPLEPLRQALASRGGSVDVASLAANDPLRPLIETVASAAMADLGIGVIELEQGPAGWRRRGGSRYERRIDGLSGLNEPRQTLRCSGPAAAVFRHSQPLGYRDGLGDQIIGTFANCAGGTTPWGTVLSAEENFQSQVAEAVHADGSASSPQAKPFRWDGARLDGLGNPFRLAGNKYGWMVEFDPRDPNSAVVKHSMLGRFRHEAVAVVARAGEPLVVYSGCDRHGGHLYRFVSDAPVRDRRDPANSNLLTAGRLEVARFNVAGSGSWIALEPETAVQPKPPSHYERFGWQQPTVLPHGDRQRSGSEALGSDVDLQAYCGRYKTLGDLYPLGGAGIDAKLRQQGAILIDAHLAANAAGATACPRPEDTDIDPINGDLLIAFTAAGRDEGGSSDPAIFRGPKGETLWPHGWVMRLSDGDSTRGSNFRWRMVASGGLPWEGGLGFSHPDNLAFDPAGNLWLVSDRSGDADLDVFGNNSCWLLPRAGALAGKALCFAIGPVGCELCGPCFDEGFRTLFMAVQHPGEGQGVRQGKEVEAQSHSLVDRSGQRFEQLRWVPLGSNWPSGVPARPPRPGVVAIRRLDGKPLLG; translated from the coding sequence ATGACCCGCTCCGTACTTAAACGTCGCCAGCTACTCGAATTGTTGGGCATCGGTGCCGGCAGCACCGCCGCCGTGCTGCTTTTACCGCAACTGGAGGCCGGCGGCAGCGGCACTACGGGAAAGGCTGCCCTGCCCTTTCGGCCCGTGCGTGCCCCCCTGCCCTTGCCAGGCGATGGGCTGGGCGCGGCAGATCAGCGGCGGCTGTATCGCAGCTTCAAGGTAGAAGACAAACTGCTGGTTCCCGAGGGTTATCGAGCCGAGCTAATCGCCGTATGGGGAGATCCCCTAGCCCAGGGCCGCTTTGGTTTCAATAACGACTACCTGGCCTTCCAGCCCCTAGCCGATGCCAGGGCTCTGTTGAGCATCAACTTCGAATACATCAGCCCGCAGACCTGGGCGGCAGGTTTTGCAGAAGCCGTAGGCAGCCCCCTGCCGCTGGAGCCCCTGCGGCAGGCCCTGGCCAGCCGCGGCGGCAGCGTTGATGTGGCCAGCCTGGCCGCAAACGACCCCCTGCGCCCACTGATCGAGACCGTGGCCAGCGCCGCCATGGCCGACCTCGGCATCGGCGTGATCGAGCTAGAGCAAGGACCAGCAGGCTGGCGACGTAGGGGCGGCAGCCGCTACGAAAGGCGCATCGATGGCCTCAGCGGGCTCAACGAACCAAGGCAGACACTGCGCTGCAGCGGTCCGGCAGCTGCGGTATTTCGCCACAGCCAGCCACTTGGCTACCGCGATGGCCTGGGTGATCAAATCATCGGCACCTTTGCCAATTGCGCCGGCGGCACCACCCCCTGGGGCACCGTGCTGAGCGCTGAGGAAAACTTTCAGTCGCAGGTGGCCGAGGCCGTCCATGCCGATGGCTCGGCGTCTTCCCCCCAGGCGAAGCCTTTCCGCTGGGATGGGGCACGCCTCGATGGGCTCGGCAATCCCTTTCGGCTGGCCGGCAACAAGTACGGCTGGATGGTGGAATTTGACCCCCGCGACCCCAATTCAGCCGTCGTAAAACACAGCATGTTGGGTCGCTTTCGCCACGAGGCCGTGGCCGTTGTGGCCAGGGCCGGCGAGCCGCTCGTGGTGTACTCGGGCTGCGATCGCCATGGCGGACATCTGTACCGCTTTGTCAGTGACGCGCCCGTGCGTGACCGGCGCGATCCCGCCAATTCAAACCTTTTAACGGCTGGCCGGCTGGAGGTGGCACGTTTCAACGTCGCAGGCAGCGGCAGCTGGATCGCCCTCGAGCCGGAAACTGCCGTGCAACCAAAACCTCCCAGCCATTACGAGCGCTTTGGTTGGCAGCAACCAACCGTGCTGCCCCATGGCGACCGCCAGCGCAGCGGCAGTGAGGCCCTTGGCAGCGATGTCGATCTTCAGGCCTACTGCGGCCGCTACAAAACCCTTGGCGATCTCTACCCATTGGGCGGCGCTGGCATAGACGCAAAATTGCGACAGCAGGGGGCGATCCTGATCGATGCCCACCTGGCCGCCAACGCTGCGGGTGCCACCGCCTGCCCCCGCCCAGAAGACACCGACATCGACCCGATCAATGGCGACCTGCTGATCGCCTTCACGGCGGCGGGTCGAGATGAAGGCGGCAGCAGTGATCCAGCGATCTTCCGCGGCCCCAAGGGCGAAACCCTTTGGCCCCACGGTTGGGTAATGCGACTGAGCGACGGCGACAGCACTCGAGGGTCCAACTTCCGCTGGCGGATGGTGGCCTCCGGCGGCCTGCCCTGGGAAGGTGGGCTTGGATTCAGCCACCCCGACAACCTGGCCTTTGACCCAGCCGGCAACCTCTGGCTGGTGAGCGATCGCTCCGGTGATGCTGACCTAGACGTCTTTGGCAACAACAGCTGCTGGCTGCTACCGCGCGCCGGCGCCTTGGCGGGCAAGGCCCTCTGCTTTGCAATCGGTCCAGTGGGCTGTGAACTGTGTGGGCCCTGCTTTGATGAGGGGTTTCGCACCCTGTTTATGGCGGTGCAGCACCCGGGCGAGGGTCAGGGTGTGCGCCAGGGCAAGGAGGTGGAAGCCCAATCCCACAGCCTGGTGGACCGCAGCGGCCAACGCTTTGAGCAGTTGCGCTGGGTGCCCCTCGGCTCTAACTGGCCCTCCGGCGTACCCGCCAGGCCGCCCAGGCCCGGGGTAGTGGCAATCCGCAGACTCGACGGCAAACCCCTGCTGGGTTGA
- a CDS encoding esterase-like activity of phytase family protein: protein MGFVPTVALPCPLSAGWEVAEQRLLEPGQGGGFSAGAYRPDRDELWLLSDASRGSISRWRGLRAGGLQGLIPISTLALQQPEPMDGEGLVVGDKHFWVAAEGRLKPPQPAGLLKYNMATGSLLGSQELPPAWRLSSDRGLRSNGGPESLSQASAGGDLLMAAEKPLLQDPPDRVRLLRWTADASGALQPAALRPLALPPGGWGLTDLLVTNQGLLGLWRLFKAPDQWQARLVLYPPNAITTPKSNNAAATPLAPLISWNLLKLGLAPDNWEVLLAAPPLGNGRPSLLLATDDNFNPLQRSHLARLVPRQLPGCRAAKSQVPSTNP from the coding sequence ATGGGCTTTGTCCCCACCGTTGCCCTGCCGTGCCCGCTCTCAGCCGGCTGGGAGGTGGCAGAGCAGCGGCTGCTTGAACCGGGCCAGGGGGGCGGCTTCTCAGCAGGGGCCTATCGACCGGACCGGGATGAGTTGTGGTTGCTCAGCGATGCTTCCCGCGGCAGCATCAGCCGTTGGCGGGGCTTGCGAGCCGGCGGACTGCAGGGTCTGATTCCCATCTCAACGCTTGCACTACAGCAGCCCGAGCCCATGGACGGTGAGGGGCTGGTGGTGGGTGACAAGCACTTTTGGGTAGCTGCCGAGGGGCGACTAAAACCACCCCAACCCGCGGGTCTACTCAAATACAACATGGCTACGGGCTCCCTGCTAGGCAGCCAGGAGCTGCCGCCAGCTTGGCGCCTCTCCTCCGACCGTGGCCTGCGCAGCAATGGGGGCCCGGAATCCTTGAGCCAAGCATCTGCAGGCGGGGACCTGTTGATGGCAGCTGAAAAACCGCTGTTGCAGGACCCTCCCGATCGCGTGCGGCTACTGCGTTGGACAGCTGATGCCAGCGGCGCCCTACAACCTGCAGCGCTCCGACCCCTGGCCCTGCCGCCTGGCGGTTGGGGGCTCACCGACCTGCTGGTCACCAACCAGGGATTACTCGGTTTGTGGCGCCTATTTAAGGCACCGGACCAGTGGCAGGCGCGACTGGTGCTTTACCCCCCTAACGCCATCACAACCCCTAAATCCAACAACGCAGCCGCAACCCCACTGGCACCCCTGATCAGCTGGAATCTGCTGAAACTCGGTCTTGCCCCAGACAACTGGGAAGTGCTGCTGGCGGCTCCACCCCTGGGCAACGGCCGCCCAAGCCTGCTGCTGGCGACCGACGACAACTTCAATCCGCTGCAACGCTCACACCTGGCCAGGCTGGTACCGCGCCAACTGCCGGGCTGCCGGGCTGCCAAGTCCCAAGTGCCAAGTACCAACCCATAG